One window of Aerococcus tenax genomic DNA carries:
- the queA gene encoding tRNA preQ1(34) S-adenosylmethionine ribosyltransferase-isomerase QueA → MTLKTTDYDYDLPEELIAQSPTKDRLNCRLLCLNARDGHYQDKMFSAIEEEFDPGDVLVLNNTRVLPARLYGEKEATGGHVEVLLLNNVEGDLWETLVKPGRRLKAGTRLSFGDGRLKAEIKETLDYGGGRLLEFYYDGIFLEILESLGEMPLPPYIKNKLTDPDSYQTVYAKVNGSAAAPTAGLHFTEDYLKSLQEKGVKIAYLTLHVGLGTFRPVNEEDLSDHQMHSEFYRLDPENAEMISQAQANGHHVIACGTTCIRTLETIGQKFDGQVKADSGWTDIFIYPGFKFTVVDHFITNFHLPKSTLVMLVAAFAGRDHVLNAYRHAVEEKYQFFSFGDAMFVRGPQYIEK, encoded by the coding sequence ATGACCTTAAAAACGACAGATTATGATTATGATTTACCAGAAGAACTCATTGCCCAAAGTCCCACTAAGGATCGCTTAAACTGTCGACTTTTATGTTTGAATGCTAGAGATGGCCACTACCAGGATAAGATGTTTTCAGCTATTGAAGAGGAGTTTGATCCAGGGGATGTCTTAGTCTTAAATAATACTCGGGTCTTACCGGCCCGTCTTTACGGCGAAAAAGAAGCGACAGGTGGCCACGTTGAAGTATTACTCTTAAACAATGTCGAAGGCGATCTTTGGGAGACCCTGGTTAAACCAGGACGACGCTTGAAAGCAGGCACAAGGCTTAGCTTTGGCGATGGTCGCCTCAAGGCTGAAATCAAAGAAACACTTGACTATGGTGGTGGTCGCCTGCTGGAATTTTATTATGATGGGATTTTCTTAGAGATTTTAGAGAGTCTAGGAGAGATGCCTCTGCCACCTTACATTAAGAACAAATTAACTGATCCAGACAGCTACCAAACAGTTTATGCTAAAGTGAATGGATCGGCAGCAGCCCCGACTGCGGGTTTACACTTTACTGAGGACTATCTAAAGAGCCTACAGGAAAAAGGAGTTAAGATTGCTTATCTGACCCTCCATGTCGGTTTGGGAACTTTTCGACCAGTGAATGAAGAAGATCTGAGTGACCACCAAATGCATTCAGAATTTTATCGCTTAGATCCAGAAAATGCTGAAATGATAAGTCAAGCCCAAGCAAATGGCCACCATGTCATTGCTTGCGGGACAACCTGTATTCGTACTTTAGAGACTATTGGTCAAAAATTTGATGGCCAAGTGAAAGCAGATTCTGGCTGGACTGATATTTTCATTTACCCAGGTTTTAAGTTTACTGTGGTCGACCATTTCATTACCAACTTCCATTTACCTAAATCCACCCTAGTGATGTTGGTGGCTGCTTTTGCTGGAAGAGACCATGTGCTTAACGCCTATCGTCATGCGGTCGAGGAGAAGTATCAATTCTTTTCTTTTGGGGATGCCATGTTTGTCCGCGGCCCGCAATACATAGAAAAATAA
- the pfkA gene encoding 6-phosphofructokinase, with translation MAKKIAVLTSGGDAPGMNAAIRAIVRKIIFDGNEAYGVRYGFRGLADGDIFQMTAADVSTLSSRGGTILFTARYPEFAEEEGQLKALEQLKRHEIDGLVVIGGDGSYQGALALSRRGFPTVGIPGTIDNDIPGTDFTIGFDTACNTALEALDKLRDTAKSHMRTFVVEVMGRHAGDIALWSGIGCGADQVIIPEINFDIQEVVDQINQGREKGKKHTLIVLAEGVMPGYKFADLLDEYGNYHIRTTVLGHVQRGGSPSAKDRMLATSLGHAAVEALAKGQSGVCMGIVDNKIVYTDIENALEKKDDRQKRNTLNKYLYDLNQETSVWS, from the coding sequence ATGGCAAAAAAAATTGCGGTCTTAACAAGCGGTGGCGATGCTCCCGGCATGAATGCTGCGATCCGCGCAATCGTACGTAAGATCATTTTTGATGGTAACGAAGCTTATGGGGTACGTTATGGATTCCGTGGCTTAGCAGATGGAGATATTTTCCAAATGACTGCTGCTGATGTTTCCACCCTATCTTCGCGTGGCGGAACGATTCTGTTTACAGCCCGCTACCCTGAATTTGCAGAGGAAGAAGGCCAACTCAAAGCCTTAGAACAATTAAAACGTCATGAAATTGACGGCTTGGTTGTCATTGGCGGAGACGGGTCCTACCAAGGGGCTTTGGCCTTGTCACGACGTGGCTTCCCAACGGTTGGTATTCCTGGAACAATCGATAATGATATTCCTGGTACTGACTTTACCATCGGTTTTGATACGGCATGTAACACTGCCCTAGAAGCTTTGGATAAGTTAAGAGATACCGCCAAAAGTCACATGCGGACTTTTGTGGTTGAAGTAATGGGGCGGCATGCCGGAGATATCGCCTTATGGTCTGGCATTGGATGTGGTGCTGACCAAGTGATTATTCCAGAAATTAATTTTGATATCCAAGAGGTCGTTGACCAAATTAATCAAGGACGTGAAAAGGGTAAGAAGCATACCCTCATTGTTTTAGCTGAAGGGGTTATGCCAGGCTATAAATTTGCTGATTTACTGGATGAATATGGAAATTACCATATTCGGACTACCGTATTAGGACACGTTCAACGTGGAGGATCACCAAGTGCTAAAGACCGTATGTTAGCAACTTCTTTAGGACATGCAGCGGTTGAAGCTTTAGCTAAGGGTCAATCTGGAGTATGTATGGGGATTGTAGATAATAAAATTGTCTATACCGATATTGAAAATGCTCTAGAGAAAAAAGACGACCGTCAAAAACGTAATACGCTCAATAAATATCTCTATGATCTTAACCAAGAAACCTCAGTTTGGTCTTAA
- a CDS encoding DNA polymerase III subunit alpha gives MFTPLNVNTSYTLLKSPMSVKDYVEAAKALDYQNLAISDVNVMYGVIDFYNYCKHYDINPLIGMTVSIQRSDQHDQEEWLIYAKNDQGYRSLMRLSSLIKSQEPIDYQAVRDFIFNNHRNWITILEANNGPHMHFLKQQRQEEAAAFLDKLRDIFKASDLYMGVDESYLYHQEALEDLAKKSQIPLIAQSKLAYLSKNDVFTQEVLAAIEVNQPLDNYREKAGAEGHFFLRSLASYQESYQNKGLAKAFDQVSEAFDGVHLDIQFDQALLPKYPIESGQSSKEFLKDLAYQGLSKRVGNEQSYRERLDYELSIIDQMGFNDYFLIVWDVMDYAHKKHIMTGPGRGSAAGSLVAYCLFITDVDPIRNHLLFERFLNPERQSMPDIDLDFPDDKRQDILNYVYHKYGSDHVAQISTFGTFAARKAIRDVGNAFNKSQATMSRWANTISSQNQTLEEAYQSSSQLQQYIAEEEDGQLWFQTAKKIEGLPRHVSTHAAGVILSDQDLTDFIPLQAALNHSIHQSQYTMHEIERIGLLKIDFLSLSNLTILANSVRAAEKISKSRLRPIDFPRNDQSVYRVFSQANTLGVFQFESNGIRRVLRRVKPSSMADLAAVNALYRPGPMQQINHFVNRKHGKEPITYPHPDLEGILKETYGIIVYQEQVMQVAQKIAGFSLGEADILRRTISKKDKATMDRLQAKFIRQAVAKGYSQSVAQKIYSYIEAFADYGFNKSHAYAYSYLAYEMAWLKVHYPAAFYYGNLLQHKIYETKGQQLTYEASLCQVKLQLPDVNRSYTTMQVVDDQHILLGLTDIRGLMRNFTTAIVQERLNGGQYRSLGDFIQRLPKNYLKSDNLEKLALAGALDSFGYNRRTLIEEALPKLLEAVNLFGGSNNQQLSLFNQENRELYAPEIKQLNEYDDRLLLEGEQETLGQSISVELYSDYRPYYQNGQIQPINKLSDKSQVTIIGEIVKVKRIQTKKNQPMAFLTLRDEHSEVEVIAFPKAYIDFAAYIREGQQVLVQGKTQTRKQGLQVVLDQCQPLNHQLLTELERKRLNSIQTINIRVASSQLASEKKADLLALINQYHGRVKLTFTMAKEQKKYQLGERFAVQARPEVIQELRKIYGSENVLY, from the coding sequence GTGTTTACACCCTTAAATGTGAATACATCCTATACGCTTTTAAAGAGTCCCATGTCGGTAAAGGATTATGTCGAAGCGGCCAAAGCCTTAGACTATCAAAACTTAGCGATAAGTGATGTCAATGTGATGTATGGGGTAATTGATTTTTATAATTATTGCAAGCATTATGACATCAATCCCTTAATTGGAATGACCGTTTCAATTCAACGTTCTGACCAGCATGACCAAGAAGAGTGGCTAATTTATGCTAAAAATGATCAAGGTTACCGCTCTCTTATGCGCTTAAGTTCCTTAATTAAAAGCCAAGAGCCCATTGATTATCAGGCGGTTAGAGACTTTATCTTTAATAACCACCGCAATTGGATCACTATTTTAGAAGCCAATAATGGCCCACATATGCATTTTCTCAAGCAACAGCGCCAAGAAGAGGCCGCTGCCTTCTTAGATAAATTACGGGATATCTTCAAGGCTTCTGACTTATATATGGGGGTTGATGAATCTTATCTCTACCATCAAGAAGCCTTGGAAGACCTGGCTAAGAAAAGTCAGATTCCCTTGATCGCCCAGTCAAAGTTGGCTTATTTGTCAAAAAATGATGTCTTTACCCAGGAAGTATTAGCTGCTATTGAAGTCAATCAGCCCCTAGATAATTACCGAGAAAAAGCAGGGGCAGAAGGGCATTTTTTTCTAAGGAGTCTAGCGTCTTATCAAGAATCCTACCAAAACAAGGGACTAGCTAAGGCTTTTGACCAAGTGTCAGAGGCTTTTGATGGGGTTCATTTAGACATTCAGTTTGACCAAGCGCTTTTGCCTAAATATCCTATTGAATCGGGGCAAAGTAGTAAGGAATTTCTCAAAGATTTAGCCTATCAAGGTCTGTCTAAGCGGGTGGGTAATGAGCAAAGCTACCGAGAGCGCTTGGATTACGAACTTTCCATTATTGATCAAATGGGCTTCAATGATTATTTTCTCATTGTTTGGGACGTGATGGACTATGCTCATAAGAAGCATATTATGACCGGACCAGGTCGAGGATCTGCTGCGGGTTCCTTGGTAGCTTATTGTCTTTTTATTACCGATGTAGACCCTATAAGAAATCATTTACTTTTTGAGCGTTTTCTTAATCCTGAACGCCAGTCGATGCCGGATATTGATTTGGACTTTCCTGATGATAAGCGCCAGGATATTTTGAATTATGTCTATCACAAATATGGTAGTGACCACGTGGCTCAAATTTCTACCTTTGGTACCTTTGCTGCCCGCAAGGCCATCAGGGACGTTGGTAATGCTTTTAATAAGAGTCAAGCGACCATGAGCCGTTGGGCCAATACCATTAGCTCGCAAAATCAGACTCTTGAAGAAGCTTATCAAAGTTCCAGCCAACTCCAACAATATATAGCAGAAGAGGAGGATGGCCAGCTCTGGTTTCAGACCGCTAAAAAGATTGAAGGCTTGCCACGCCACGTCTCTACCCATGCGGCAGGGGTTATTCTCAGTGACCAAGACTTGACCGATTTTATCCCCTTACAGGCTGCCCTTAACCATTCCATTCACCAGTCCCAATACACCATGCATGAAATTGAGCGGATTGGTTTATTAAAAATTGACTTTTTGAGTTTAAGTAACTTAACGATTTTAGCCAATAGTGTCAGAGCAGCGGAAAAAATCAGCAAAAGTCGCTTACGTCCGATAGACTTTCCTCGTAATGATCAATCGGTCTATCGTGTCTTTAGTCAAGCTAATACCTTGGGTGTCTTTCAATTTGAATCTAATGGGATTCGCCGTGTCTTGAGGCGAGTGAAGCCAAGTTCAATGGCGGACCTTGCGGCAGTAAATGCTCTCTACCGGCCAGGGCCCATGCAACAAATTAATCACTTTGTCAATCGTAAACATGGTAAGGAGCCGATTACTTACCCCCATCCGGACTTAGAAGGTATCTTGAAGGAAACTTATGGCATTATTGTCTACCAGGAACAAGTCATGCAAGTTGCCCAAAAAATTGCTGGATTTTCTTTGGGAGAAGCTGATATCTTACGGCGGACGATCAGTAAGAAAGATAAGGCAACCATGGACCGCTTACAGGCGAAATTTATCCGCCAAGCTGTTGCTAAGGGCTACAGCCAAAGCGTTGCCCAAAAAATTTATTCCTACATTGAAGCTTTTGCTGATTATGGATTTAATAAGTCACATGCTTATGCATATTCCTATTTAGCTTATGAGATGGCCTGGCTAAAGGTTCACTATCCGGCCGCCTTTTACTATGGGAATCTCTTGCAACATAAGATTTATGAGACTAAGGGTCAGCAATTAACTTATGAGGCTAGTCTTTGCCAGGTTAAGCTCCAACTCCCCGATGTCAACCGGTCCTATACCACCATGCAGGTAGTTGATGACCAGCATATTTTACTCGGCCTTACTGATATTCGTGGCTTGATGCGAAACTTTACCACAGCCATTGTCCAGGAACGGCTCAATGGGGGGCAGTATCGGTCATTGGGAGACTTTATTCAACGCCTGCCAAAAAACTATTTAAAGTCTGACAATCTGGAAAAATTGGCGCTTGCAGGAGCTTTGGACAGCTTTGGATATAATCGCCGCACCTTAATAGAAGAGGCTTTGCCAAAGTTACTAGAAGCGGTGAACTTATTTGGTGGAAGCAACAACCAGCAACTTTCCTTGTTCAATCAGGAGAATCGCGAGCTTTATGCTCCTGAAATTAAGCAATTGAATGAGTATGATGATCGTCTTCTTTTGGAGGGGGAGCAAGAAACCCTAGGGCAGTCCATTAGCGTTGAATTATACAGTGACTACCGTCCTTACTACCAAAATGGTCAAATTCAACCCATCAATAAGTTAAGCGATAAAAGTCAGGTGACGATTATTGGAGAAATTGTCAAGGTGAAAAGAATTCAAACGAAAAAGAACCAGCCCATGGCTTTCTTAACTTTGCGTGATGAGCATAGTGAAGTTGAGGTGATTGCTTTTCCTAAAGCTTATATTGATTTTGCTGCCTACATAAGGGAAGGCCAGCAAGTCCTTGTCCAAGGCAAGACTCAGACCAGGAAACAGGGCTTGCAAGTGGTTTTAGACCAGTGTCAACCCTTAAATCATCAGTTGCTCACTGAATTGGAAAGGAAACGGCTGAACTCGATTCAAACAATAAACATTCGCGTGGCAAGTAGCCAGCTGGCTAGTGAGAAAAAAGCAGACCTCCTTGCTCTTATCAACCAGTATCACGGCAGAGTTAAATTAACTTTCACCATGGCCAAAGAACAGAAAAAATATCAATTGGGTGAGCGCTTTGCTGTTCAAGCTCGCCCCGAAGTCATTCAAGAATTAAGAAAAATTTACGGCTCTGAGAATGTTCTTTATTAA